In Holophagales bacterium, one DNA window encodes the following:
- a CDS encoding cupin domain-containing protein: MSQTPPHLAPAEALRLASLVTPTPQGIASRVLAKTGGGNLTLFAFDAGQGLSEHTAPFDALVLVLDGALELTIGGTAVRATPGTVVRMPAGVPHALDATEPTRMLLVMLREAA; the protein is encoded by the coding sequence ATGTCCCAGACTCCTCCACACCTTGCTCCCGCCGAGGCCCTCCGGCTCGCCTCGCTCGTCACCCCGACGCCGCAGGGCATCGCCAGCCGGGTCCTCGCCAAGACCGGAGGCGGCAACCTGACGCTCTTCGCGTTCGACGCCGGCCAGGGACTCTCGGAGCACACCGCGCCGTTCGACGCCCTGGTGCTCGTGCTCGACGGCGCCCTCGAACTCACCATCGGCGGCACCGCCGTCCGCGCCACTCCCGGGACGGTCGTGCGCATGCCGGCCGGCGTACCGCACGCCCTCGACGCCACCGAGCCGACCCGCATGCTCCTCGTCATGCTGCGCGAAGCCGCCTGA
- a CDS encoding NYN domain-containing protein — translation MPTEPSTKRTVVFIDGQNLYYAVKQAFGYNFPNYDVPALAAALCQRAGWTLAGTYFYTGIPSAQDHPGWNHFWSAKLAVMGTRGVVTFARQLKYRNQTVALPGGATTTVLVGQEKGVDVRLALDIVRLAREAAFDVALVLSQDQDLSEVADEVRQISIAQQRWIKLASAFPTSPTYPNRRGVNRTDWLPFDRAFYDGCIDPIDYRRGVEP, via the coding sequence GTGCCCACTGAGCCCTCGACGAAGCGCACCGTCGTCTTCATCGACGGCCAGAACCTCTACTACGCCGTCAAGCAGGCCTTCGGCTACAACTTCCCCAATTACGATGTCCCGGCGCTGGCCGCCGCGCTCTGCCAGCGTGCGGGCTGGACACTCGCCGGCACCTACTTCTACACCGGCATCCCGAGCGCCCAGGACCACCCGGGCTGGAACCACTTCTGGTCCGCGAAGCTAGCCGTGATGGGAACCCGGGGTGTCGTGACCTTCGCGCGCCAGCTCAAGTATCGGAACCAGACCGTGGCGCTGCCGGGCGGAGCGACAACGACGGTGCTCGTCGGCCAGGAGAAGGGCGTCGACGTGCGGCTCGCGCTCGACATCGTCCGCCTGGCGCGCGAGGCGGCCTTCGACGTCGCGCTCGTCCTGTCGCAGGATCAGGACCTCTCGGAGGTGGCCGACGAGGTGCGCCAGATCTCGATCGCTCAGCAGCGTTGGATCAAGCTCGCCTCGGCATTTCCGACGAGCCCGACCTACCCGAACCGGCGCGGCGTGAACCGCACGGACTGGCTGCCCTTCGACCGCGCTTTCTACGACGGCTGTATCGACCCGATCGACTATCGACGAGGGGTCGAACCCTAA
- a CDS encoding alpha/beta hydrolase, with amino-acid sequence MNRKLVFVHGRAQQGKDPAALKGEWLEALGEGLRRIGVDRLPIDAADVAFPYYGDTLRDLDHGVAPDASAPVVVRGLAAGAPDEAFLAAVVEQAGRAAGLDEDAVAACLEPGAGSRATTRTRGPLNWEWTQALLAALDRYVPFASGASLALFTRDVYRYLHQARLREAIESGVRAAFTAEREMVVVAHSLGTIVAYRLLRQAGELAGWKVPLFVTLGSPLGIQEVRRELADADTLRLPRCAGAWFNALDERDVVALYPLDPTHFPLDPPAPAIENYRGVRNRTENRHGIAGYLDDPEVARRIHAALG; translated from the coding sequence ATGAACCGCAAGCTCGTCTTCGTCCATGGTCGCGCGCAGCAGGGCAAGGACCCGGCCGCGCTCAAGGGTGAGTGGCTCGAGGCCCTCGGCGAGGGGTTGCGCCGGATCGGCGTCGACCGCCTGCCGATCGACGCCGCCGACGTCGCCTTCCCCTACTACGGCGATACCTTGCGCGACCTCGACCACGGCGTCGCCCCGGACGCATCCGCCCCGGTCGTCGTCCGCGGTCTCGCCGCCGGCGCGCCGGACGAGGCGTTCCTCGCCGCGGTGGTCGAGCAGGCAGGTCGCGCCGCCGGCCTCGACGAGGACGCCGTCGCGGCCTGTCTCGAACCGGGAGCCGGCTCTCGGGCGACGACCCGCACCCGCGGGCCGCTCAACTGGGAGTGGACGCAGGCGCTCTTGGCCGCCCTCGACCGCTACGTCCCCTTCGCCAGCGGCGCGAGCCTCGCCCTCTTCACCCGCGACGTCTACCGCTATCTCCACCAGGCGCGGCTGCGCGAAGCGATCGAGAGCGGCGTCCGCGCCGCCTTCACCGCCGAGCGCGAGATGGTCGTCGTCGCCCACTCGCTCGGCACGATCGTCGCCTACCGCCTCCTGCGCCAGGCCGGCGAGCTCGCCGGCTGGAAGGTGCCGCTCTTCGTCACCCTCGGCTCGCCGCTCGGCATCCAGGAGGTCCGCCGCGAGCTCGCCGACGCCGACACCCTGCGCCTGCCGCGCTGCGCCGGCGCCTGGTTCAACGCCCTCGACGAACGCGACGTCGTCGCCCTCTACCCGCTCGACCCGACGCACTTCCCGCTCGATCCGCCCGCTCCGGCGATCGAGAACTACCGCGGCGTCCGCAACCGCACCGAGAACCGTCACGGCATCGCCGGCTACCTCGACGACCCCGAGGTCGCCCGGCGGATCCACGCGGCGCTCGGCTGA
- a CDS encoding SAM-dependent DNA methyltransferase, whose translation MARGGKTKASGTELGFEAKLWAAADALRNNMDAAEYKHVVLGLIFLKYISDAFEAKHAELAAQRAQGADPEDPDEYRAASIFWVPKEARWAHLKANAPQPTIGTLVDDAMAAIERDNPSLKGVLPKDFGRLGLDKQRLGQIINLVSDIALGSAADRAKDTLGRVYEYFLARFASAEGKSGGQFYTPSHVVRVLVEMLAPFKGRVYDPCCGSGGMFVSSEKFIEAHSGKVGDISIYGQESNYTTWRLAKMNLAIRGIDAQIVHGDTFHNDQHPDLKADYVLANPPFNDSDWRGELLKEDKRWVYGVPPAGNANFAWVQHFIHHLAPTGLAGFVLANGSMSSNRSGEGEIRKAILEADLVDCMVALPGQLFYSTQIPVCLWFLTRNKAARHPERSAAGAKSKDLAFRDRRGETLFLDARKMGSLVDRTHRELTEDDVAKIAGTYHAWRGDAGAGKYKDVPGFCKSATLEEIRKHGHVLTPGRYVGAGAAEDDGDPFDVKMKRLVAMLREQQAEAARLDAAIIANLRELGFVD comes from the coding sequence ATGGCGAGAGGCGGCAAGACGAAGGCCTCCGGCACCGAGCTCGGCTTCGAAGCCAAGCTCTGGGCGGCGGCCGATGCGCTGCGCAACAACATGGACGCGGCCGAGTACAAGCACGTCGTCCTCGGACTGATCTTCTTGAAGTACATCTCGGACGCCTTCGAGGCGAAGCACGCCGAGCTCGCCGCGCAGCGGGCGCAGGGGGCCGACCCGGAGGATCCGGACGAGTACCGCGCCGCGAGCATCTTCTGGGTGCCGAAGGAGGCGCGCTGGGCGCACCTCAAGGCGAACGCGCCGCAGCCGACGATCGGCACGCTGGTCGACGACGCGATGGCGGCGATCGAGCGCGACAACCCCTCGCTCAAGGGGGTGCTGCCGAAGGACTTCGGGCGGCTCGGCCTCGACAAGCAGCGGCTCGGGCAGATCATCAACCTGGTGAGCGACATCGCCCTCGGCAGCGCCGCCGACCGCGCCAAGGACACCCTCGGCCGCGTCTACGAGTACTTCCTGGCGCGCTTCGCCAGCGCCGAGGGCAAGAGCGGCGGGCAGTTCTACACGCCGTCGCACGTGGTGCGGGTGCTGGTCGAGATGCTGGCTCCCTTCAAGGGCCGGGTCTACGACCCCTGCTGCGGCTCGGGCGGGATGTTCGTCTCGAGCGAGAAGTTCATCGAGGCGCACAGCGGCAAGGTCGGCGACATCTCGATCTACGGCCAGGAGTCGAACTACACGACCTGGCGCCTGGCGAAGATGAACCTCGCGATCCGCGGCATCGACGCGCAGATCGTCCACGGCGACACCTTCCACAATGACCAGCACCCGGACCTGAAGGCCGACTACGTGCTGGCGAATCCGCCGTTCAACGACAGCGACTGGCGCGGCGAGCTGCTCAAGGAGGACAAGCGCTGGGTCTACGGCGTCCCGCCGGCCGGCAACGCGAACTTCGCCTGGGTGCAGCACTTCATCCACCACCTCGCCCCCACCGGCCTCGCCGGCTTCGTGCTCGCCAACGGCTCGATGTCGTCGAACCGGTCGGGCGAGGGCGAGATCCGCAAGGCGATCCTCGAGGCCGACCTCGTCGACTGCATGGTCGCCCTGCCGGGCCAGCTCTTCTACTCCACTCAGATTCCGGTCTGCCTCTGGTTCCTGACCCGCAACAAAGCTGCACGTCATCCTGAGCGAAGCGCCGCAGGCGCGAAGTCGAAGGATCTCGCTTTCCGCGACCGCCGCGGAGAGACGCTCTTCCTCGATGCCCGCAAGATGGGCTCTCTCGTCGACCGCACCCATCGCGAGCTCACCGAAGACGACGTCGCCAAGATCGCCGGCACCTACCACGCCTGGCGCGGCGACGCCGGGGCCGGCAAGTACAAGGACGTGCCGGGCTTCTGCAAGAGCGCGACGCTCGAGGAGATCCGCAAGCACGGCCACGTGCTGACTCCCGGCCGCTACGTCGGCGCCGGGGCTGCGGAGGACGATGGGGATCCGTTTGACGTGAAGATGAAGCGCCTCGTCGCGATGCTGCGCGAGCAGCAGGCCGAAGCTGCGCGGCTTGACGCCGCGATCATCGCCAACCTCAGGGAGCTTGGCTTTGTCGACTGA
- a CDS encoding class I SAM-dependent methyltransferase, whose product MASARSLYERHLLPHLVHVVCGSTRAAEQRRLVVPRATGEVLEIGFGSGHNLAFYRPEAVTRLIGLEPSEAMWDLAQPAIARAAVTVETVVASAEEIPLADASVDSVVSTYTLCTVPEASRALAEVKRVLRPGGRLLFCEHGEAPDATVRRWQQRLDPLWTRAAGGCHLGRPIAALVAAAGFALDELETAYLSALRPAAFNYRGVARPAEGTKAPVSAATASRRSRR is encoded by the coding sequence ATGGCCTCTGCGCGCTCGCTCTACGAGCGTCACCTGCTGCCGCACCTCGTCCACGTCGTCTGTGGATCGACGCGTGCGGCCGAGCAACGGCGCCTCGTCGTGCCGCGAGCGACGGGCGAGGTGCTGGAGATCGGCTTCGGGTCGGGGCACAACCTCGCCTTCTACCGGCCCGAGGCGGTGACGCGGCTGATCGGCCTCGAGCCGTCGGAGGCGATGTGGGATCTGGCGCAGCCGGCGATCGCTCGGGCCGCCGTGACGGTCGAGACGGTCGTGGCCTCGGCGGAGGAGATTCCGCTCGCCGACGCGAGCGTCGACAGCGTCGTGTCGACCTACACCCTCTGCACCGTGCCGGAGGCGAGCCGCGCGCTCGCCGAGGTGAAGCGCGTGCTCCGGCCCGGCGGACGGTTGCTCTTCTGCGAGCACGGCGAGGCGCCGGACGCGACGGTGCGGCGCTGGCAGCAGCGCCTCGATCCGCTCTGGACCCGCGCGGCGGGTGGCTGCCACCTCGGCCGGCCGATCGCAGCGCTCGTCGCGGCCGCGGGCTTCGCCCTCGACGAGCTCGAAACGGCCTACCTGAGCGCGCTGCGACCGGCGGCGTTCAACTACCGCGGCGTCGCGCGGCCGGCGGAGGGAACGAAGGCGCCGGTCAGCGCGGCCACAGCCAGCCGAAGAAGCCGGCGGTGA
- a CDS encoding toxin HicA, translating to MPRDPEEVLPLLTSAPETVTFAELRKLCERFFGPPRSSASSHLVFKTGLRDPALVNIQRAGKMAKPYPCRQVARAIALLGTGED from the coding sequence ATGCCGCGTGACCCCGAGGAGGTGCTCCCGCTGCTGACCAGCGCCCCGGAGACGGTGACCTTCGCGGAGCTCCGCAAGCTCTGCGAACGCTTCTTCGGCCCGCCGCGCTCGTCGGCCTCGAGTCACCTGGTCTTCAAGACCGGCCTGCGGGACCCCGCGCTCGTCAACATCCAGCGCGCCGGCAAGATGGCCAAGCCCTATCCGTGCCGCCAGGTTGCCCGCGCCATCGCCCTGCTGGGGACGGGAGAGGACTGA
- a CDS encoding ester cyclase has product MAEGRSATAAAPLTRRTAERIATSYLESRNRANLDLLDAIYDPAVVVHDCGVPEPLGGLAALKAYYRQSHEGMPDLRFELEEPIVEGDRMALRWTAYGTHTGNLRGLPPTGRAMRFTGTVIDRVVDGRIVEEWVDYDTAGVLLQLGFTFVPPGGGVGS; this is encoded by the coding sequence ATGGCGGAAGGACGGAGTGCGACGGCGGCGGCGCCGCTGACGCGGAGGACGGCGGAGCGGATCGCGACGAGCTACCTCGAATCGCGCAACCGCGCGAATCTCGACCTGCTCGACGCGATCTACGACCCGGCGGTCGTCGTGCACGACTGCGGCGTGCCGGAGCCCCTCGGCGGGCTCGCGGCGCTCAAGGCCTACTACCGGCAGAGCCACGAGGGCATGCCCGACCTGCGCTTCGAGCTCGAGGAGCCGATCGTCGAGGGCGACCGGATGGCGCTGCGCTGGACGGCGTACGGCACCCACACGGGCAACCTGCGCGGGCTGCCGCCGACCGGCCGGGCGATGCGCTTCACGGGGACGGTGATCGACCGCGTCGTCGACGGGCGGATCGTCGAAGAGTGGGTCGACTACGACACCGCCGGCGTGCTGCTGCAGCTCGGATTCACCTTCGTGCCGCCGGGAGGTGGGGTGGGGAGCTGA
- a CDS encoding restriction endonuclease subunit S — MTLDCLYEFSSGLSKPRTEFGTGFPFLSFKDVFDNYFVPRELKERVRSTEQERRALSVKRGDVFLTRTSETVDELGMSCVALRDIPDATFNGFTKRLRPRPDARVAPEYAGYYFRGPEFRSQVYAMSSLSTRASLNSEMLSRLTIRLPSTPVQERIGAVLKALDDKIDLNRRMSETLEAMAQALFKSWFVDFEPVRAKAAGYNTGLGVSLGAVFPAELAESDVGEIPAGWLVQEIGDLLELAYGKALRAEDRKIGTVPVYGSNGQVGWHDQRLVSGPGIVVGRKGNPGVVTWVPTDFFPIDTTFFVIPKLDCRSLEFLFFALQDQGLSALGADSAVPGVNRNLIYQSKQILPSPRVLEEFSRIAGSLLDRSRECVAEAQVLGALRDALLPGLISGDLMIDRMSTLGGRG; from the coding sequence GTGACGCTGGATTGCCTCTATGAGTTCAGTTCCGGGCTCTCCAAGCCCCGCACCGAGTTTGGCACTGGTTTTCCGTTCTTGTCGTTCAAGGATGTCTTCGACAACTACTTCGTCCCACGTGAGCTCAAGGAAAGGGTCAGGTCTACGGAGCAGGAGCGACGGGCGCTTTCCGTCAAGCGCGGTGATGTATTTCTGACCCGGACAAGCGAAACCGTGGATGAGCTCGGAATGAGCTGTGTCGCACTGCGGGACATTCCGGATGCCACCTTCAACGGATTCACAAAGCGTCTCAGGCCGAGGCCCGATGCCCGTGTGGCGCCAGAGTATGCGGGTTACTACTTCAGAGGCCCGGAGTTTCGGTCGCAGGTCTACGCCATGTCGTCGCTGTCGACCCGAGCAAGCCTCAACAGCGAGATGCTCTCAAGGCTGACCATCCGCCTTCCGAGCACACCCGTGCAAGAGCGGATCGGGGCAGTGCTGAAAGCGCTGGACGACAAGATCGACCTGAACCGGCGGATGAGCGAGACGCTGGAGGCGATGGCGCAGGCGCTCTTCAAGTCGTGGTTCGTGGACTTCGAGCCGGTGCGGGCGAAGGCGGCCGGCTACAACACCGGGCTCGGAGTAAGTCTCGGTGCGGTGTTTCCCGCGGAGCTCGCTGAATCCGATGTCGGTGAGATTCCAGCCGGCTGGCTCGTGCAGGAGATCGGCGATCTTCTGGAATTGGCCTATGGGAAGGCGCTGCGAGCCGAAGACCGCAAGATCGGGACGGTACCGGTCTACGGCTCCAATGGCCAGGTCGGCTGGCACGACCAGCGTCTGGTGTCTGGTCCAGGAATCGTTGTCGGTAGGAAGGGCAACCCAGGAGTTGTAACTTGGGTTCCGACCGACTTCTTTCCCATTGACACGACGTTCTTCGTGATTCCGAAGCTCGATTGCCGGAGCCTTGAGTTCCTCTTCTTTGCTTTGCAGGACCAGGGCCTGAGCGCGCTCGGAGCCGATTCCGCTGTTCCAGGAGTAAACCGGAATCTCATCTACCAGAGCAAGCAGATCTTGCCCAGCCCGAGAGTGCTTGAGGAGTTCAGTCGCATTGCTGGAAGCCTCCTTGACCGATCTCGCGAGTGTGTAGCTGAGGCTCAGGTTCTTGGAGCACTTCGCGACGCGCTCTTGCCAGGGCTGATCAGCGGCGACCTGATGATTGACCGGATGTCCACACTTGGGGGCCGAGGATGA
- a CDS encoding S8 family serine peptidase — translation MSPRFRLAVLLLGATAASSTLSAVAATTPPPPLHLAAAGDAAVRETASAVGALADSDRAPFRYRLVQFAQPPGRLERERVAALGTILGYVPDHAFLVRLDDRVETPDAAALGALWIGGYPSALRVSPAALALARGARADDATRRWVILEPDPVAEPAAVGRRLLSLTGARSGPVQITGEARGAEQGRLGLLLPDRALATLVAHLDALPEVLWLDLEPARRLLNDTTAWVGQSGLAGGQATPLYTAGITGAGQIVAVLDTGIDPNMCFFRETSGALPPTNACDGGTGIDGSRGKLLAVDFLWSNECSGGIGNSEWDTQGHGTHVAGTVAGDNLGNGTRNTADGMAPGARLVIQDGGYAVDNCADLPGIGCPVVDLKPIFQQTYDQGARIHSNSWGDNENAVVQNNYTAASRDVDQFMWEHPEFLLVFAAGNSGPGNNTVSSPSTAKNGLSVGATLRSTSAGSMASFSSCGWTDDQRYKPDLTVPGSSIVSAANDLNAGNANCGTTSMSGTSMATPGAAGFAALVRQYYADGFYPSGTATPADGFSPTAALVKATMLASTVAMESVATPPPSRCQGWGRIKLDDALALGTESRRLLARDDRDGPAATGERRVATFRVLDASEPLRATLAWTDRPSTPAASVHLVSDLDLELLGPDGTFLGNVWSGGASTAGGSADRRNSVEQARRLAPTPGLWAARVRAFALPLGAQPFALVVAGAIAPCIHCDELELDGLGLWTYAWP, via the coding sequence GTGAGCCCCCGATTCCGTCTCGCCGTGCTCCTGCTCGGAGCCACGGCCGCCTCCTCCACGCTCTCCGCCGTCGCCGCCACCACCCCACCGCCACCCCTCCATCTCGCCGCCGCAGGGGACGCGGCCGTGCGTGAGACGGCGAGCGCCGTCGGCGCCTTGGCCGACAGCGACCGCGCGCCGTTCCGCTACCGCCTCGTCCAGTTCGCCCAGCCGCCCGGCCGACTCGAACGGGAGCGCGTCGCGGCGCTCGGCACGATCCTCGGCTACGTCCCCGACCACGCCTTCCTCGTCCGCCTCGACGACCGCGTCGAGACTCCCGACGCCGCCGCGCTTGGCGCGCTCTGGATCGGCGGATACCCGAGCGCGCTGCGCGTTTCGCCGGCAGCCCTCGCCCTCGCGCGAGGGGCACGAGCCGACGACGCGACGCGGCGCTGGGTGATCCTCGAGCCCGACCCGGTCGCCGAGCCTGCCGCGGTCGGCCGCCGCCTTCTCTCGCTCACCGGCGCTCGCAGCGGACCCGTGCAGATCACCGGCGAAGCCCGCGGCGCCGAGCAGGGTCGCCTCGGGCTGCTGCTGCCCGATCGCGCGCTCGCGACGCTCGTCGCCCACCTCGACGCGTTGCCGGAGGTCCTCTGGCTCGATCTCGAGCCGGCCCGCCGGCTCCTCAACGACACCACCGCCTGGGTCGGCCAGAGCGGGCTCGCCGGCGGGCAGGCCACGCCGCTCTACACCGCCGGCATCACCGGCGCCGGCCAGATCGTCGCCGTGCTCGACACCGGCATCGACCCGAACATGTGCTTCTTCCGCGAGACGAGCGGCGCACTGCCGCCGACCAACGCCTGCGACGGTGGCACGGGGATCGACGGCAGCCGCGGCAAGCTCCTGGCCGTCGACTTCCTGTGGAGCAACGAGTGCAGCGGCGGCATCGGCAACTCGGAGTGGGACACACAGGGTCACGGCACTCATGTCGCTGGCACGGTGGCTGGCGACAACCTGGGCAACGGCACGCGGAACACAGCCGACGGCATGGCACCGGGCGCCCGCCTAGTGATCCAGGACGGTGGTTACGCGGTCGACAACTGCGCCGATCTGCCCGGCATCGGCTGCCCGGTCGTCGACCTGAAACCGATCTTCCAGCAGACCTACGACCAGGGGGCGCGGATCCACTCGAACAGCTGGGGCGACAACGAGAACGCCGTCGTGCAGAACAACTACACGGCGGCGAGCCGCGACGTCGACCAGTTCATGTGGGAGCACCCCGAGTTCCTGCTCGTCTTCGCGGCCGGCAACTCCGGACCCGGCAACAACACCGTCAGCTCACCCTCGACGGCGAAGAACGGCCTCTCGGTCGGCGCAACGCTCCGTTCGACGAGCGCCGGCTCGATGGCGTCATTCTCCTCCTGCGGCTGGACCGACGACCAGCGCTACAAGCCCGACCTCACCGTGCCGGGCAGCTCGATCGTCTCGGCCGCCAACGACCTCAACGCCGGCAACGCCAACTGCGGCACGACCTCGATGAGCGGCACCAGCATGGCGACACCCGGCGCCGCCGGCTTCGCCGCGCTGGTGCGGCAGTACTACGCCGACGGCTTCTACCCGAGCGGCACGGCGACACCGGCCGACGGCTTCTCGCCGACCGCGGCGCTGGTCAAGGCGACGATGCTCGCTTCGACCGTCGCCATGGAGAGCGTCGCCACCCCGCCGCCGTCGCGCTGTCAGGGTTGGGGGCGGATCAAGCTCGACGACGCCCTCGCTCTCGGCACCGAGTCTCGGCGCCTGCTGGCGCGCGACGATCGCGACGGACCGGCAGCCACCGGCGAACGACGCGTCGCCACCTTCCGCGTGCTCGACGCGAGCGAGCCGTTGCGCGCCACGCTCGCCTGGACCGATCGTCCCTCGACGCCGGCCGCCTCGGTGCACCTCGTCTCCGACCTCGACCTCGAGCTGCTCGGCCCCGACGGCACCTTCCTCGGCAACGTCTGGAGCGGCGGCGCCTCGACCGCCGGAGGGAGCGCCGACCGCCGCAACAGCGTCGAGCAGGCGCGACGGCTCGCCCCCACGCCGGGGCTCTGGGCCGCGCGGGTGCGCGCCTTCGCGCTGCCGCTCGGCGCCCAACCGTTCGCCCTCGTCGTCGCCGGCGCGATCGCCCCGTGCATCCACTGCGACGAGCTCGAGCTCGACGGCCTCGGCCTCTGGACCTACGCCTGGCCGTAG
- a CDS encoding thermonuclease family protein, whose product MAQRSLRVLLLCLLVGTALAASPAEAKSVYGKVLEVREANLLLLDHGAGTYVLRLRGIDAPVAQAPFALEARLFVEGKVRGKQVRARIERRIDGDEMEAMLLVDGEDVGLALLRNGLARRAAGAHYKAHGDGRLDDLVAAEREGREAHRGLWLHGGTVPEEKGASAGDVGTSEATEAVEQSGSSDQNASQLAGIDNECAMAQDPSNPQRLFQACNTNVDALFAARSVDGGETWTYPDPTDKRIADGDAGQGATACCDPTLAWDRFGNLFVTYINSAVNAVVTLLSTDGGQTFTQIASFSGSVDQPTVVVSSVGTDAHVWVVWNSSGSMVARGALVTGLGSVGAFGAVQTAPSTSGCSFGDIAVSPTGVVVQVCEVPTGGQGPANVRTNVDADGLGVGGFGAIATATTTNVGGFDFIPAQPNRSVDAEAGLAYDAFPSSPHFGRLYLVYTEEPTNENNDTNIMLRYSDDNATTWSAAIRVDDDTTTRSQFLPKIATDPTTGNIGVCWHDARGSASNNAAVMYCATASSSTTTPTFSRSIAVSDGASISPSGSPMDFGDYTGLAFVDGVVHPAWGDSSNSTGNNPDGSNQFDAYTDRLSALGVVFSDGFETGLTTRWSRKSP is encoded by the coding sequence ATGGCCCAACGCTCGCTGCGTGTCCTGTTGCTGTGCCTGCTGGTCGGCACCGCCTTGGCGGCCTCGCCCGCCGAGGCAAAGAGTGTCTACGGCAAGGTGCTCGAGGTTCGGGAGGCCAACCTCCTGCTGCTCGATCACGGTGCGGGAACGTATGTCCTGCGGCTGCGGGGAATCGACGCGCCGGTCGCTCAGGCGCCGTTCGCTCTCGAGGCTCGGCTGTTCGTCGAGGGCAAGGTCCGCGGCAAGCAGGTCCGAGCACGCATCGAGCGTCGCATCGACGGCGACGAGATGGAGGCCATGCTGCTCGTCGACGGCGAGGATGTCGGGCTCGCACTGCTGCGCAACGGCCTCGCGCGGCGCGCGGCGGGAGCCCACTACAAAGCACACGGTGACGGTCGCCTCGACGATCTCGTCGCCGCCGAGCGCGAAGGAAGGGAGGCCCACCGCGGACTCTGGTTGCACGGCGGAACAGTGCCGGAGGAGAAGGGCGCGAGCGCCGGCGACGTCGGAACCTCCGAAGCGACCGAAGCCGTCGAGCAGTCGGGCAGCAGCGACCAGAACGCGAGCCAGTTGGCCGGCATCGACAACGAATGCGCGATGGCGCAGGACCCGTCGAATCCACAGCGGCTCTTCCAGGCCTGCAACACCAACGTCGACGCGCTGTTCGCGGCGCGCAGCGTCGACGGCGGGGAGACGTGGACCTACCCCGACCCCACCGACAAGCGGATCGCCGACGGCGACGCCGGGCAGGGGGCGACCGCCTGTTGCGACCCGACGCTCGCCTGGGACCGCTTCGGCAACCTCTTCGTCACCTACATCAACTCGGCCGTGAACGCGGTCGTCACCCTGCTGTCGACCGACGGCGGTCAGACCTTCACCCAGATCGCGAGCTTCTCCGGCAGCGTCGACCAGCCGACGGTGGTGGTGTCGAGCGTCGGCACCGATGCGCACGTCTGGGTGGTCTGGAACTCGAGCGGGTCGATGGTCGCCCGTGGCGCGTTGGTCACCGGCCTCGGGTCGGTGGGTGCCTTCGGCGCCGTGCAGACCGCGCCCTCGACCTCCGGCTGCAGCTTCGGCGACATCGCCGTCTCGCCGACCGGCGTGGTCGTCCAGGTCTGCGAGGTGCCGACCGGCGGCCAAGGGCCGGCGAACGTGAGAACGAACGTCGACGCCGACGGGCTCGGGGTCGGCGGCTTTGGAGCCATCGCCACGGCGACGACGACGAATGTCGGGGGGTTCGACTTCATTCCGGCGCAGCCGAACCGGTCCGTCGATGCCGAAGCGGGTCTGGCCTACGACGCCTTCCCGTCGAGCCCGCACTTCGGGCGGCTCTATCTCGTGTACACCGAAGAGCCGACGAACGAGAACAACGACACCAACATCATGCTGCGCTACTCGGACGACAACGCGACCACCTGGAGCGCGGCAATCCGCGTCGACGACGACACGACGACGCGGAGCCAGTTCCTTCCGAAGATCGCCACCGACCCGACGACCGGCAACATCGGCGTCTGCTGGCACGACGCACGGGGCTCGGCAAGCAACAACGCGGCCGTGATGTACTGCGCCACCGCCAGCTCGAGCACGACGACGCCGACGTTCTCGCGCAGCATCGCCGTGAGCGACGGAGCTTCGATCTCCCCGTCCGGTTCGCCGATGGACTTCGGCGACTACACGGGATTGGCGTTCGTCGACGGCGTGGTTCACCCGGCGTGGGGTGACAGCTCGAATTCCACCGGCAACAACCCGGATGGCAGCAACCAGTTCGACGCCTACACCGACCGTCTCTCGGCCCTCGGCGTCGTCTTTTCCGACGGCTTCGAGACCGGCCTCACGACGCGCTGGAGTCGCAAGTCGCCCTGA
- a CDS encoding toxin-antitoxin system HicB family antitoxin yields the protein MKSWEQYTYRVTFSPEDGEYLGLCAELSGLSWLAPTAEAALRGIQKAAKEAVALLLADGDQVPEPLAARTFSGVFKVRIPPEVHRQLAREAAEQGVSMNRLVSAKLSTGASSLSPLSPRPKLKKPTRPSAPSPDQKGRAATAQPHRKAG from the coding sequence ATGAAGAGCTGGGAGCAGTACACCTACCGCGTGACCTTCTCCCCCGAGGACGGCGAGTACCTCGGCCTCTGCGCCGAGCTCTCGGGCCTGAGCTGGCTCGCCCCGACCGCCGAAGCGGCCCTCCGCGGCATCCAGAAGGCCGCGAAGGAGGCCGTCGCCCTCCTCCTCGCCGACGGCGACCAGGTCCCCGAGCCCCTCGCTGCCCGCACCTTCAGCGGCGTCTTCAAGGTCCGCATTCCCCCCGAGGTCCACCGCCAGCTCGCCCGCGAGGCGGCGGAACAGGGGGTTTCGATGAACCGCCTCGTGAGCGCGAAGCTCTCGACGGGGGCCTCCTCTCTCTCGCCCCTGTCACCGAGGCCAAAGCTGAAGAAGCCCACGCGCCCATCGGCACCGTCACCAGACCAGAAGGGTCGAGCTGCGACGGCGCAACCGCACCGGAAGGCAGGCTGA